Proteins encoded by one window of Nocardioides euryhalodurans:
- the macS gene encoding MacS family sensor histidine kinase, with the protein MGILRAVLLVNAVALNVYRADNFRHPAWGVVAVGVMAGWTVLVTKLYADPARRTAWLLGADLAVVLGLVLASPLIKGEGLRATIPGFWVMAAVLAWAIHWHWRGGLAAGALVTAADLSVRSDVTQGNYGNIFLLLVVGPIVGFLCESLELMARERDAAQRVAIASEERARLARAVHDGVLQVLALVQRKGGELATTDPQLGELGRLAGEQEAALRSLIRQQDAADGPDTTTTDVASALEELTRTNGSPVTLSTPGGPVLLPGPVGSELVAAVRTCLDNVRTHVAPDAPAWVLLDDTGAEVTVTVRDEGPGIAAGRLAEAEDQGRLGVSQSIIGRLAELGGTATLETGAFGTEWELVVPRRVLGSPS; encoded by the coding sequence CTGGGGATCCTGCGTGCCGTCCTCCTCGTCAACGCGGTGGCGCTCAACGTCTACCGGGCCGACAACTTCCGCCATCCCGCGTGGGGTGTCGTCGCCGTCGGTGTGATGGCCGGCTGGACGGTCTTGGTCACCAAGCTGTACGCCGACCCGGCGCGCCGGACCGCCTGGCTGCTCGGCGCCGACCTGGCCGTCGTGCTCGGCCTGGTCCTCGCCTCGCCGCTCATCAAGGGGGAAGGGCTGCGCGCCACGATCCCCGGCTTCTGGGTGATGGCGGCGGTGCTGGCGTGGGCCATCCACTGGCACTGGCGCGGTGGACTGGCGGCCGGCGCACTCGTCACCGCCGCCGACCTCTCCGTCCGCAGCGACGTCACGCAGGGCAACTACGGCAACATCTTCCTGCTCCTCGTGGTCGGTCCGATCGTCGGCTTCCTGTGCGAGTCGCTGGAGCTGATGGCCCGGGAGCGGGACGCCGCGCAGCGCGTGGCGATCGCCAGCGAGGAGCGGGCCCGGCTCGCGCGCGCCGTCCACGACGGGGTGCTCCAGGTGCTGGCACTGGTGCAGCGCAAGGGCGGCGAGCTGGCCACGACCGACCCGCAGCTCGGTGAGCTCGGCCGGCTGGCGGGGGAGCAGGAGGCTGCCCTGCGGTCGCTGATCCGCCAGCAGGACGCCGCCGACGGCCCGGACACCACCACGACGGACGTCGCCAGCGCGCTGGAGGAGCTGACCCGGACGAACGGGTCCCCGGTCACGCTCTCGACGCCCGGCGGGCCGGTGCTGCTGCCGGGGCCGGTCGGGTCGGAGCTGGTCGCTGCGGTGCGGACCTGCCTCGACAACGTGCGTACCCACGTCGCGCCGGACGCCCCGGCGTGGGTGCTGCTCGACGACACCGGTGCCGAGGTGACGGTGACCGTGCGCGACGAGGGGCCGGGAATCGCGGCGGGCCGGCTCGCCGAGGCCGAGGACCAGGGCCGGCTCGGCGTCTCGCAGTCGATCATCGGCAGGCTGGCCGAGCTCGGCGGGACCGCCACGCTCGAGACCGGGGCCTTCGGCACAGAGTGGGAGCTCGTCGTCCCCCGGCGCGTCCTAGGCTCCCCGTCGTGA
- a CDS encoding flavin reductase family protein: protein MTIHSGHPFADPDPDPVRRLRGRVTGTVSLWTAGEGRGRSGLTVTSLMVAGGEPGRVLGLVDPDADLTAALESTGKAVVQLLSWHHRDLAEAFAGTAPAPGGPFRTAAFEETAYGPRLVDADTWALVSLEEVGDVGWSRLVTCTLDEVAVGDDPEPLVHRRGRWVRP, encoded by the coding sequence GTGACCATCCACTCCGGGCACCCCTTCGCCGATCCCGACCCCGATCCCGTACGCCGGCTGCGCGGCCGGGTCACCGGCACGGTGTCGCTGTGGACCGCCGGGGAGGGTCGCGGCAGGTCCGGGTTGACCGTGACGTCGCTGATGGTCGCCGGGGGCGAGCCGGGTCGGGTGCTCGGCCTGGTCGACCCCGACGCCGACCTGACCGCCGCTCTGGAGTCGACCGGCAAGGCGGTGGTGCAGCTCCTCTCGTGGCACCACCGTGACCTGGCCGAGGCCTTCGCGGGGACCGCGCCCGCTCCCGGCGGGCCCTTCCGGACGGCCGCCTTCGAGGAGACGGCGTACGGCCCGCGGCTCGTGGACGCCGACACCTGGGCGCTGGTCTCGCTCGAGGAGGTGGGCGACGTCGGGTGGTCGCGCCTGGTGACCTGCACCCTCGACGAGGTCGCCGTCGGCGACGACCCCGAGCCGCTGGTCCACCGACGCGGTCGCTGGGTCCGTCCCTGA
- a CDS encoding response regulator, whose translation MSDQPIRVMVVDDHPMWRDAVERDLQAAGFDVVGVAANGTEAIARFPAARPQVVVLDLQIPGPNGVEVTARVLEHDPSARVLILSASGEQADVLAAVKAGATGYLVKSASRQELLDAVRRVAAGDTVFTPGLAGLVLGEFRRMAEAPAETPPGEHLTERETEVLKMVAKGMSYKQIAERLVISHRTVQNHVQNTLRKLQMHNRVELTRWAIEQGLDGDG comes from the coding sequence ATGAGCGACCAGCCGATCCGGGTGATGGTGGTCGACGACCACCCGATGTGGCGCGACGCGGTCGAGCGCGACCTGCAGGCAGCGGGGTTCGACGTCGTCGGCGTGGCCGCCAACGGGACCGAGGCGATCGCCCGCTTCCCCGCGGCACGGCCGCAGGTCGTCGTCCTGGACCTGCAGATCCCCGGTCCCAACGGTGTCGAGGTGACCGCGCGGGTGCTCGAGCACGACCCCTCGGCACGGGTGCTGATCCTGTCGGCCTCCGGGGAGCAGGCCGACGTGCTGGCGGCGGTCAAGGCGGGGGCGACCGGCTACCTCGTCAAGTCCGCCTCCCGGCAGGAGCTCCTCGACGCCGTACGCCGGGTCGCCGCGGGCGACACGGTCTTCACCCCCGGGCTCGCCGGTCTGGTGCTGGGGGAGTTCCGCCGGATGGCCGAGGCGCCGGCCGAGACGCCACCGGGGGAGCACCTCACCGAGCGCGAGACCGAGGTGCTCAAGATGGTGGCCAAGGGCATGTCCTACAAGCAGATCGCCGAGCGGCTGGTCATCTCCCACCGGACCGTCCAGAACCACGTCCAGAACACCCTCCGCAAGCTGCAGATGCACAACCGGGTCGAGCTGACCCGCTGGGCGATCGAGCAGGGTCTCGACGGCGATGGGTGA
- a CDS encoding GNAT family N-acetyltransferase has product MGDGAESFRVASPEEAHALMELERDANLVALAHVFPAAEHPYPEAEVEARWDATLAEDGVTVEVVPGTEGLLALVAYDDHRLRHLAVHPSAWGRGLARSAVERAVTRMAPGPRLWCLDANHRARGLYEHLGWRPTGGSRRAEWPPHPVESEYALARPADGQVAAGP; this is encoded by the coding sequence ATGGGTGACGGCGCCGAGTCGTTCCGGGTCGCGTCCCCGGAGGAGGCCCACGCGCTGATGGAGCTCGAGCGCGACGCCAACCTGGTAGCCCTCGCCCACGTCTTCCCGGCTGCCGAGCACCCCTACCCCGAGGCCGAGGTCGAGGCACGCTGGGACGCCACGCTGGCCGAGGACGGCGTCACGGTGGAGGTGGTCCCCGGTACCGAGGGCCTGCTGGCCCTGGTGGCGTACGACGACCACCGGCTGCGCCACCTCGCGGTCCACCCGTCCGCCTGGGGCCGCGGGCTCGCGCGGTCCGCGGTCGAGCGGGCGGTCACCCGGATGGCGCCCGGGCCGCGGCTGTGGTGCCTCGACGCGAACCACCGGGCGCGGGGGCTGTACGAGCACCTCGGGTGGCGCCCGACCGGAGGGTCGCGTCGGGCCGAGTGGCCGCCCCACCCCGTGGAGAGCGAGTACGCCCTGGCCCGGCCGGCGGACGGGCAGGTCGCGGCCGGGCCGTGA
- a CDS encoding arsenate reductase, which produces MEVWTTVACSKTRAALDGLQRAGERYETRSCLDEPPTHDELYDVLRRLDVEPWEIARDKESADAGFADLPRDAPHRHDWVAALASHPRAIQRPIILLDDGTAVVARDAETLDRVLGV; this is translated from the coding sequence GTGGAGGTCTGGACGACAGTGGCGTGCAGCAAGACCCGGGCGGCCCTCGACGGGCTGCAGCGGGCGGGCGAGCGGTACGAGACCCGCTCCTGCCTCGACGAGCCGCCAACGCACGACGAGCTGTACGACGTCCTGCGCCGGCTCGACGTGGAGCCCTGGGAGATCGCCCGGGACAAGGAGAGCGCGGACGCCGGGTTCGCCGACCTGCCGCGCGACGCCCCGCACCGGCACGACTGGGTGGCCGCCCTCGCGTCGCACCCACGCGCGATCCAGCGGCCGATCATCCTCCTGGACGACGGCACCGCCGTCGTGGCGCGCGACGCCGAGACGCTCGACCGCGTGCTGGGGGTCTGA
- a CDS encoding NAD(P)/FAD-dependent oxidoreductase, with translation MGIVVVGGGLAGAHAVEELRAQGHTGPVTLIGSEQHPPYERPPLSKGLLLGTDEPDSPIVRDAGWYADHDVELLTGHTVTAVDTAARRVALGDRELDYDRLLLATGARPRRLAVADDSGAEVAYLRTLEDSLALKERLGGHLLVIGAGWIGLEVASAARQAGGSVTVVESASLPLERVLGPEVAPVFAELHREHGVDLRLGTGVAAVEHTGGGTRVVLDDGSAITPDLVVVGIGAVPEDRLAVEAGLAVDGGVLVDARLRTSDDHVFAAGDVAHHDHPVLGHRIRVEHWDTAIHQGKHAARAMLGDDAAYDRQPYFFTDQYDLGMEYVGHTGAGYDDVVLRGDLAGRIFSALWIRGDRVVAGMHVNDWDAIDPLKAVVGREATAAVRDPGVPLADLAD, from the coding sequence ATGGGAATCGTCGTCGTCGGAGGCGGACTGGCCGGCGCGCACGCGGTCGAGGAGCTCCGCGCGCAGGGCCACACCGGACCGGTCACCCTCATCGGGTCGGAGCAGCACCCGCCGTACGAGAGGCCGCCGCTGTCGAAGGGGCTCCTGCTCGGCACCGACGAGCCCGACTCGCCGATCGTGCGCGACGCCGGGTGGTACGCCGACCACGACGTCGAGCTGCTGACCGGCCACACCGTGACGGCCGTCGACACCGCTGCGCGCCGGGTCGCCCTCGGCGACCGGGAGCTGGACTACGACCGCCTGCTGCTCGCCACCGGCGCGCGGCCGCGACGACTCGCGGTCGCCGACGACTCCGGCGCCGAGGTCGCGTACCTGCGCACCCTCGAGGACTCGCTCGCGCTCAAGGAGCGGCTCGGCGGCCACCTGCTGGTCATCGGCGCGGGCTGGATCGGCCTCGAGGTGGCCTCCGCGGCGCGTCAGGCCGGCGGCAGCGTCACCGTCGTCGAGAGCGCGTCCCTGCCGCTGGAGCGGGTGCTCGGGCCCGAGGTCGCGCCGGTCTTCGCCGAGCTCCACCGCGAGCACGGCGTCGACCTGCGGCTCGGCACCGGCGTCGCTGCCGTCGAGCACACCGGCGGCGGCACCCGGGTGGTCCTCGACGACGGCAGTGCGATCACCCCCGACCTGGTCGTCGTCGGCATCGGCGCGGTGCCCGAGGACCGGCTCGCCGTCGAGGCAGGTCTCGCCGTCGACGGCGGGGTGCTCGTCGACGCGCGGCTGCGGACCAGCGACGACCACGTCTTCGCCGCCGGTGACGTCGCCCACCACGACCACCCCGTGCTGGGCCACCGGATCCGCGTCGAGCACTGGGACACCGCGATCCACCAGGGCAAGCACGCCGCCCGGGCGATGCTGGGCGACGACGCGGCCTACGACCGGCAGCCGTACTTCTTCACCGACCAGTACGACCTCGGCATGGAGTACGTCGGCCACACCGGCGCCGGCTACGACGACGTGGTGCTCCGCGGCGACCTCGCCGGCCGGATCTTCAGCGCGCTGTGGATCCGGGGCGACCGCGTCGTGGCCGGCATGCACGTCAACGACTGGGACGCCATCGACCCCCTCAAGGCGGTCGTCGGTCGCGAGGCGACCGCGGCCGTACGCGACCCGGGCGTGCCGCTCGCCGACCTCGCGGACTGA
- the glpK gene encoding glycerol kinase GlpK, translated as MSILAIDAGTTGVTAVVVSDVGTIVAKGYEEFRQHFPRPGWVEHAPEEIWQATIEATRQVLREVDAAELTGVGLTNQRETVVLWDRETLGSPRRAIVWQDRRTAEICTRMREAGHEDRVAELTGLRLDPYFSGTKLVWLAEQEPHTWAHVESGRYAVGTVDSYLIARMTRGVHHVTDVSNASRTLLFDLAEGTWSEELCGIFGVPPDALPEIVPSWGEIATTDAASFCGLSLPIAGIAGDQQSALFGQTCFDEGDSKCTYGTGSFILTNTGSTVQRSEAGLLSTAAWRSPDGEMTYALEGAIFVTGAAVQWLRDGLQIVGSAAETAAIAATVDHTDGVVFVPALTGLGAPHWDPQARGLLIGLTRGTTRAHVVRATLEAIAFEVRDVLETMPVEGEPRPLRVDGGAAANDLLCQVQADQVGVPVERPEIVETTALGAAFLAGLGTGVWSSTDQLRDTWSLDRRFEPASDRSAADAAHTRWLAAVERSKGWADL; from the coding sequence GTGAGCATCCTCGCGATCGACGCGGGCACCACCGGAGTCACCGCGGTGGTCGTCAGCGACGTCGGCACGATCGTGGCCAAGGGGTACGAGGAGTTCCGCCAGCACTTCCCGCGACCCGGCTGGGTCGAGCACGCCCCCGAGGAGATCTGGCAGGCGACCATCGAGGCCACCCGACAGGTGCTCCGCGAGGTCGACGCCGCCGAGCTGACCGGGGTGGGCCTCACGAACCAGCGCGAGACGGTCGTCCTGTGGGACCGGGAGACCCTCGGCTCGCCCCGCCGCGCGATCGTCTGGCAGGACCGGCGTACGGCCGAGATCTGCACGCGGATGCGCGAGGCCGGCCACGAGGACCGCGTGGCGGAGCTGACCGGGCTGCGGCTCGACCCGTACTTCTCGGGCACCAAGCTGGTCTGGCTCGCCGAGCAGGAGCCGCACACATGGGCCCACGTCGAGTCCGGCCGCTACGCCGTCGGCACGGTCGACTCCTACCTCATCGCACGGATGACGCGCGGGGTCCACCACGTCACCGACGTGTCGAACGCCTCCCGGACCCTCCTCTTCGACCTGGCGGAGGGGACGTGGTCCGAGGAGCTGTGCGGCATCTTCGGCGTGCCCCCCGACGCGCTGCCGGAGATCGTGCCGAGCTGGGGCGAGATCGCGACGACCGACGCCGCCAGCTTCTGCGGGCTGTCGCTGCCGATCGCCGGGATCGCCGGCGACCAGCAGTCCGCTCTCTTCGGGCAGACCTGCTTCGACGAGGGCGACTCCAAGTGCACCTACGGCACCGGGTCGTTCATCCTCACCAACACCGGCAGCACGGTCCAGCGCTCGGAGGCCGGGCTGCTCTCGACCGCCGCGTGGCGCTCCCCCGACGGTGAGATGACCTATGCGCTCGAAGGTGCGATCTTCGTGACCGGGGCGGCCGTGCAGTGGCTGCGCGACGGGCTGCAGATCGTGGGGTCCGCGGCCGAGACTGCCGCGATCGCTGCGACGGTCGACCACACCGACGGCGTCGTCTTCGTCCCGGCCCTCACCGGGCTGGGGGCACCCCACTGGGACCCGCAGGCTCGCGGCCTGCTGATCGGGCTGACCCGCGGCACGACCCGTGCCCACGTCGTCCGGGCGACCCTGGAGGCGATCGCCTTCGAGGTCCGCGACGTGCTCGAGACGATGCCCGTCGAGGGCGAGCCGCGACCGCTCAGGGTCGACGGCGGGGCGGCCGCCAACGACCTGCTCTGCCAGGTGCAGGCCGACCAGGTCGGCGTACCCGTGGAGCGGCCGGAGATCGTCGAGACCACCGCGCTGGGCGCGGCGTTCCTCGCCGGCCTCGGCACCGGCGTGTGGTCCTCCACGGACCAGCTGCGCGACACCTGGTCGCTCGACCGCCGCTTCGAGCCCGCGTCCGACCGGTCCGCCGCCGACGCCGCCCACACCCGGTGGCTCGCGGCGGTCGAGCGGTCGAAGGGGTGGGCGGACCTCTGA
- a CDS encoding DUF1028 domain-containing protein, translating to MTFSIVARSADGESWGVAVASKFLAVGSAVPAAVAQVGAIATQADANVAWKGIALAHLDEGATAGVAVQRLLEEDAGRDHRQVGLVDVDGEAVSHTGSACLPWAGGVTGDGYAIQGNVLAGEDVVIAMQAAWDTSDDDAPLGRRLLAALTAGDDAGGDRRGRQSAALLVVREGAGYGGRDDIAVDLRVDDHDDPVTELARLLDLSDLYLTASTEEEKVPVTAELAEELARFARAQGQHDFHAWVGTENYEMRVAPDLTWIDEKVLDVVRTTAAGRVSAP from the coding sequence ATGACCTTCTCGATCGTGGCCCGGTCCGCCGACGGAGAGTCCTGGGGAGTCGCCGTCGCATCGAAGTTCCTCGCCGTCGGGTCGGCGGTGCCCGCCGCCGTCGCCCAGGTCGGTGCCATCGCGACGCAGGCCGACGCCAACGTCGCGTGGAAGGGCATCGCCCTTGCCCACCTCGACGAGGGCGCCACCGCCGGCGTCGCCGTCCAGCGCCTGCTGGAGGAGGACGCGGGACGCGACCACCGCCAGGTCGGCCTCGTCGACGTCGACGGCGAGGCGGTCTCCCACACGGGTTCGGCGTGCCTGCCGTGGGCCGGCGGCGTCACCGGCGACGGCTACGCCATCCAGGGCAACGTGCTGGCCGGCGAGGACGTCGTGATCGCGATGCAGGCCGCTTGGGACACCTCCGACGACGACGCGCCCCTGGGTCGCCGGTTGCTGGCCGCCCTCACGGCCGGCGACGACGCGGGAGGCGACCGCCGTGGGCGGCAGTCGGCCGCCCTCCTCGTGGTCCGCGAGGGTGCCGGGTACGGCGGCCGCGACGACATCGCGGTCGACCTCCGGGTCGACGACCACGACGACCCGGTGACCGAGCTCGCCAGGCTGCTCGACCTCAGCGACCTCTACCTCACCGCCTCCACCGAGGAGGAGAAGGTGCCCGTGACGGCCGAGCTGGCCGAGGAGCTCGCCCGCTTCGCCCGGGCGCAGGGCCAGCACGACTTCCACGCCTGGGTCGGGACCGAGAACTACGAGATGCGGGTGGCGCCGGACCTGACCTGGATCGACGAGAAGGTGCTCGACGTGGTCCGGACGACGGCGGCCGGCCGGGTGTCCGCCCCGTGA
- a CDS encoding 6-phosphofructokinase — protein sequence MRVGVLTGGGDCPGLNAVIRAVVRKGVKVHGFDFVGYRDGWKGPLEGLTMELGVQQCRGILPRGGTILGSSRTNPFKIDGGVEKIKENLARDGVDALVAIGGEDTLGVATKLAELGVDVVGVPKTIDNDLSGTDFTFGFDTAVNIATEAIDRLHTTAESHHRALVVEVMGRHAGWIALHAGIAGGANIVLIPEQPFDIEEVCRLVESRFESRYSPILVVSEGAVPKEGGDMTLVSGEKDAFGHVRLGGIGDRIAKEIEDRTGAEARAVVLGHIQRGGTPTAFDRWLASRFGIHAIDAVADGEFGTMMALRGTDIVRLPLIEGTGELKLVSPAEYAEAEVFFG from the coding sequence ATGCGCGTCGGAGTGCTCACCGGAGGCGGGGACTGTCCCGGGCTCAACGCGGTGATCCGGGCCGTGGTCCGCAAGGGCGTCAAGGTGCACGGGTTCGACTTCGTGGGCTACCGCGACGGGTGGAAGGGGCCGCTCGAGGGCCTCACCATGGAGCTCGGCGTCCAGCAGTGCCGCGGCATCCTGCCCCGTGGCGGCACCATCCTGGGGTCCTCCCGCACCAACCCGTTCAAGATCGACGGCGGCGTGGAGAAGATCAAGGAGAACCTCGCCCGCGACGGCGTCGACGCCCTCGTCGCCATCGGTGGCGAGGACACCCTCGGCGTGGCGACGAAGCTCGCCGAGCTCGGTGTCGACGTGGTCGGCGTCCCCAAGACCATCGACAACGACCTGTCGGGCACCGACTTCACCTTCGGCTTCGACACCGCGGTCAACATCGCCACCGAGGCCATCGACCGGCTCCACACCACCGCCGAGTCCCACCACCGGGCGCTCGTCGTCGAGGTGATGGGGCGGCACGCCGGCTGGATCGCGCTGCACGCCGGCATCGCGGGCGGCGCCAACATCGTGCTGATCCCCGAGCAGCCCTTCGACATCGAGGAGGTCTGCCGACTGGTCGAGTCCCGCTTCGAGTCGCGCTACTCCCCGATCCTGGTCGTCTCCGAGGGCGCCGTGCCCAAGGAGGGAGGCGACATGACGCTCGTCTCGGGCGAGAAGGACGCCTTCGGGCACGTACGCCTCGGCGGCATCGGCGACCGGATCGCCAAGGAGATCGAGGACCGGACCGGCGCGGAGGCCCGCGCGGTCGTCCTCGGCCACATCCAGCGCGGCGGCACCCCGACGGCGTTCGACCGGTGGCTGGCCAGCCGCTTCGGGATCCACGCGATCGACGCGGTCGCCGACGGCGAGTTCGGCACCATGATGGCGCTGCGCGGGACCGACATCGTCCGGCTGCCGCTCATCGAGGGCACCGGCGAGCTCAAGCTCGTCAGCCCTGCCGAGTACGCCGAGGCGGAGGTCTTCTTCGGCTGA
- a CDS encoding APC family permease: MSSTPHVEAEQDQEGSLLRVMGPKLLLLFIVGDILGAGIYAVTGAIAAEVGGVAWLPFLIAFSVATITAFAYLELVTKYPQAAGAALYAHKAFGIHFVTFLVAFTVVCSGITSASTSSNLLAANLLTGLGVEGGDPGTTAILLTALAFMVLLAVINLRGVGESVKFNVVLTLVELLALAIVILIGFYAMATEGADLGQIVVFETSSDRSMFAATTIATAIAFFAMVGFEDSVNMVEEVKEPEKIFPRIMLTGLGIAVVIYMLVAVSVVLVLPLGEIQSFDGETGILLEVVKAGVPDFPVGDIFPFLTVFAVANTALINMLMASRLIYGMANQDVLPRSLGKVLPGRRTPWTAIGFTTLLALGLITFVTLDAESSVVAALSGTTALLLLIVFSVVNVACLVLRRDTSTPTRFRAPTALPVIGAVACLFLAGPWARDPEAWIQYRIAAILLAIGVALWLLTWFTNRGVRAKRTGFRDIEHMEDEVR, encoded by the coding sequence ATGTCCAGCACACCGCACGTCGAGGCGGAGCAGGACCAGGAGGGATCGCTCCTCCGGGTCATGGGCCCCAAGCTGCTGCTGCTCTTCATCGTCGGCGACATCCTGGGCGCCGGGATCTACGCGGTCACCGGTGCGATCGCCGCCGAGGTCGGGGGAGTCGCCTGGCTGCCCTTCCTCATCGCGTTCTCCGTCGCGACGATCACCGCCTTCGCCTACCTCGAGCTGGTGACCAAGTATCCGCAGGCGGCGGGCGCGGCCCTCTACGCCCACAAGGCGTTCGGCATCCACTTCGTGACCTTCCTGGTGGCGTTCACGGTCGTGTGCTCCGGCATCACCAGCGCGTCGACCTCGTCCAACCTGCTGGCGGCCAACCTGCTCACGGGTCTCGGCGTCGAGGGCGGTGACCCGGGGACCACCGCGATCCTGCTGACCGCGCTCGCCTTCATGGTGCTGCTCGCCGTCATCAACCTGCGCGGGGTCGGGGAGAGCGTGAAGTTCAACGTCGTCCTGACGCTCGTGGAGCTGCTCGCGCTCGCGATCGTGATCCTGATCGGCTTCTACGCGATGGCCACCGAGGGTGCGGACCTCGGCCAGATCGTCGTGTTCGAGACGTCCTCGGACCGCAGCATGTTCGCCGCGACGACGATCGCGACGGCGATCGCCTTCTTCGCGATGGTGGGCTTCGAGGACTCCGTCAACATGGTCGAGGAGGTCAAGGAGCCCGAGAAGATCTTCCCCCGCATCATGCTGACCGGCCTCGGCATCGCGGTCGTGATCTACATGCTGGTGGCGGTCTCGGTCGTGCTGGTCCTGCCCCTGGGCGAGATCCAGTCCTTCGACGGCGAGACCGGGATCCTGCTCGAGGTCGTCAAGGCCGGTGTCCCCGACTTCCCGGTCGGTGACATCTTCCCGTTCCTCACCGTCTTCGCCGTGGCCAACACGGCCCTGATCAACATGCTCATGGCGAGCCGGCTGATCTACGGCATGGCCAACCAGGACGTGCTGCCCCGGTCGCTCGGCAAGGTCCTGCCCGGTCGTCGTACGCCGTGGACCGCGATCGGCTTCACCACCCTGCTGGCCCTCGGCCTCATCACGTTCGTCACCCTGGACGCCGAGAGCTCGGTCGTCGCCGCACTGAGCGGGACCACCGCGTTGCTGCTGCTGATCGTGTTCTCGGTCGTCAACGTGGCGTGCCTGGTGCTCCGGCGCGACACCTCGACGCCCACACGCTTCCGTGCCCCGACGGCACTCCCGGTGATCGGCGCCGTGGCCTGCTTGTTCCTGGCCGGCCCCTGGGCCCGTGACCCCGAGGCCTGGATCCAGTACCGGATCGCCGCGATCCTGCTGGCCATCGGCGTCGCCCTGTGGCTGCTGACGTGGTTCACCAACCGCGGGGTGCGGGCCAAGCGCACGGGCTTCCGCGACATCGAGCACATGGAGGACGAGGTCCGCTGA